CAAGCCCGCCGAAAATTCCAGCAGCACCACCCGGCCCTTCATTTTGGCCAGGCCGACCGGGGAACCGTCCAGGCCGTTGAGCTGGAAGGGATAGGCGGGCCCGTTGGCGGCAAGCTTCGCCTGGAATTGCGCCAGACCCCACTCGTGGCGGCAGTGGCGGCGGTTGACCTGGAAATTCTTTTCCTGGGGCAGCTTTTTCAAGGCCGAGTCGTAGGCCGCAATCGCGGCGTTGTAACAGTCGGCCGCCGGTGCGTATTGCTTGTCCTTGATGGCTTGCTGACCTTTGCGGACGTAGATCATTCCCCGCTCCCCCAGGCTGTAAGCATAATTCTGCCGGGAGGAACTATTGTTGGGATCTGTTTTCAGGGCTTGCTCGTAGAGTTCCGCCGCCTGCTGGAAGACGGCCGCGGCCTCCGCCAGCTTGCCCTCGTTGGCCAGGCGGTCCCCTTCATCCAGCTTCTTCTCCGCCTGCAGCGCCAATTCCTTGGCGTCGGCGGCGGCGAGCGCCGTGTGTCGGGCCGGAACCATAAGCGCCAGAATGATGACCACCGGGATCAGGATCTTTTTTGCCATGGATGCCTCCTTGTCTTGGGATCGCGATTGGGAATCGGTTTGTGCATTGGCTATTTTACAGAAAAATGGAGTTGTTTTCCAGAAAAATTCCGGGGCCGCATTTCACCAATGATCCATGCGGGCAGCAAAAATTGCGACCCGGGGATGGCCGCTATTTACAGACAAATTAGATTACCAACACTGAATGTTTTTGGCTACTCAACGAAATTACCAAAAACATAGTGTTGGTATAATTTGTGTTGCTATTTCAGCGAATCGATGATCGCCTTGGCGGTGGCGGCGTCCTTGTGTTCGGGGGCGAGGGCCAGGAACGTTTTGAGGCACTCCTTGGCCTTGGCCATGTCGCCCAGGCCGAGCAGGATGAGGCCGAGCTGGTAGCAGGCGTCGGCATGGGTGGCATCGATGGTGAGCACCTTTTCGAACATGGTCTTGGCTTCGGCGTTTTTTCCCAGGTTGACCAAAGAAACGCCATAGTTGTAGAGGGAGTTGGTATCGGTGGTTCCCAGGTCATAGACCTTCTTGTAGTGGACGACCGCCTTGGCAAAATCGCCTTTCTTGGCATACACTTTGGCCAAAGAGGCGAGGCCCAGGACAAAATCGGGTTTCAGCTCGACCGTCTTGATGTAGTCGGGCAATGCCGCATCGGCGTTGCCCTGCTTTTCCTGGCAAAAACCGCGGTAATAGTAAGCCAGGAAATTTCCCGAATTTTCGACCAGGGACTGGGAGAAGGCACCGACGGCATCGGTATATTTCTCTTCGTTCACCAGCTGCAAGCCCTTGTTGAAAAGTCCCGCTCCCTTTTCCGCCTGCAGGGCCGGTTCAAGGGTCAGGTTGATGTCCCGAGTTTCCCCCGGAGCCAAACGCAACGTGGTTGACGCGGGGACGTAGCCCTCCTTCTCGAAAGTGATTTCGTAGTTTCCCGGATAGAGGCCGCTCATGTATGCATATCCGTCCTTGTCGGTCCGCACCTCGTGCTTGCCTTTGGATTGGGGATCGGTCACGACGATCTTGACATCCGCCAGCAACGCCTGGGTCTTGCCGTCCCGGACCGTTCCCTTGATGGCGCCGATCATGCCTGTCTGGGCCAGCAGGGAAACAGATACGCCGGCCAGCGACAGCAGCAAAAGAAACTTCTTCATCGTTGCCTCCTTTTATCGACCCGCCGCCATGATGCGCAGAGTCTTCATTTTTATTTGTCGGTAGGCGGCACGGCCTGGGCCTGCACGTCCAGCTGGCGGGCATGGTCGTAATAAAGACGCGCCTTTTTGGAATCGCCCTGGGACAGGTAGGTCGCCGCGAGCAGGCGGCTGATCTCGGCCGTGTCGCTGTAGTTCCTCAACGCTTCGAGATAGGCGGATGCCTTGGCGAACGATCTCGTTTCTATGGCCGAGTTGGCCAGCAG
Above is a window of Candidatus Aminicenantes bacterium DNA encoding:
- a CDS encoding tetratricopeptide repeat protein → MAKKILIPVVIILALMVPARHTALAAADAKELALQAEKKLDEGDRLANEGKLAEAAAVFQQAAELYEQALKTDPNNSSSRQNYAYSLGERGMIYVRKGQQAIKDKQYAPAADCYNAAIAAYDSALKKLPQEKNFQVNRRHCRHEWGLAQFQAKLAANGPAYPFQLNGLDGSPVGLAKMKGRVVLLEFSAGL
- a CDS encoding tetratricopeptide repeat protein produces the protein MKKFLLLLSLAGVSVSLLAQTGMIGAIKGTVRDGKTQALLADVKIVVTDPQSKGKHEVRTDKDGYAYMSGLYPGNYEITFEKEGYVPASTTLRLAPGETRDINLTLEPALQAEKGAGLFNKGLQLVNEEKYTDAVGAFSQSLVENSGNFLAYYYRGFCQEKQGNADAALPDYIKTVELKPDFVLGLASLAKVYAKKGDFAKAVVHYKKVYDLGTTDTNSLYNYGVSLVNLGKNAEAKTMFEKVLTIDATHADACYQLGLILLGLGDMAKAKECLKTFLALAPEHKDAATAKAIIDSLK